In Artemia franciscana chromosome 4, ASM3288406v1, whole genome shotgun sequence, a single window of DNA contains:
- the LOC136026070 gene encoding uncharacterized protein LOC136026070, with translation MTDELTMAKADEDAQRVYAKKLAADRESQKIKRAEESKEQQGNRLEADRERKNRKRAEESKEQQGNRLEADRERKNRKRTEESKEQQGNRLEADREKKNRKRAEELPEQRGSRLAAKRESEKRRRAEELQEQQEIRLAADRESKKRKRAEESQEQQEIRLAADRESKKRKRAEESEQPESYRLAFR, from the coding sequence atgactgatgaacttaccatggcaaaagccgatgaagatgctcaaagagtctatgccaaaaaacttgctgctgatagagaaagtcagaaaataaagcgtgccgaggaatcaaaagaacagcaaggaaacaggcttgaggctgatagagaaagaaagaacagaaagcgtgccgaggaatcaaaagaacagcaaggaaacaggcttgaggctgatagagaaagaaagaacagaaagcgtaccgaggaatcaaaagaacagcaaggaaacaggcttgaggctgatagagaaaaaaagaacagaaagcgtgccgaggaactaccagagcaacgcggaagcagacttgctgctaaaagagaaagtgaaaaaagaaggcgtgccgaggaattacaagaacagcaagaaatcaggcttgctgctgatagagaaagtaagaaaagaaagcgtgccgaggaatcacaagaacagcaagaaatcaggcttgctgctgatagagaaagtaagaaaagaaagcgtgccgaggaatcagagcaacctgaaagttatcgcctggcattcaggtaa